A region from the Falco peregrinus isolate bFalPer1 chromosome 19, bFalPer1.pri, whole genome shotgun sequence genome encodes:
- the ADAR gene encoding double-stranded RNA-specific adenosine deaminase, with amino-acid sequence MNRGAGRGRGSYRTSSRLNCPSTNQGFFNHPHTSGETNRETFSHQPFLTGWDSEVCLLQRQGQHKDTRIRSLQAVAPTPAERWQPSCSRPGWRRFSSERPWVKTSPHYCPPQYREDSERDSDTIGLNFQRLSLAGKDREQEILSIFRQLGEGKTCTVHDLVRKLKTQKKEVNRILYKLLREGKLHKGGDTLPLWRIASPSTRSETNPADHSGDHADPPCESRGEERSAPGSGGADPVMAETKEKICNYLFSVAETTALNLAKNIGFSRAKDVNAFLSALEKLGDVHKENTSPPRWSLTDRKRERMQMRLKASVVTQTVDLAPEPGFPPSTVPPCPQEVTIATPAVTALEEESIENGEQPWGQTDQSNASDTDAAPSVETKPEFSSLNNYDNSENGKWATDDIPDNLNAINKQPDESESIMSSQSSPSYATQFETAFPCTPVEKLIACQEKNPVSGLTEYSQYTCQHCEFAMLEQSGPSHDPRFKFQAVINGRRFPPAEAGSKKLAKQEAAANAMKVLMSEADNGRHGGIKCEEPFPSDSSEPELPLHPEPEPSSASAPLSLLPGKHPISVLMEYGQKSGNTVEFQLLSQEGPPHDPRFSYCVKMGDQIFPAVVGNSKKGAKQMAAEVAVKILSGESVPHALPEQPVLKPHGDQSMPNCGPWIATPDEPKVAKAKGVGELIKYLNVNPVSGLLEYARSNGFAAEFKLIDQSGPPHDPKFVYQAKVGGRWFPAVTAHNKKQGKQEAADAALRVLIGETEKIERMEGMNITELPVSGSTLHDQIAMLSHQRFNTLTARIQHSLLGRKILAAIIMRKGNKGLGVVVSIGTGNRCVKGEELSLKGETVNDCHAEIISRRGFVRFLYSELMKYDSSNPSSAEESIFEPAGGKRLKIKSSITFHLYVSTAPCGDGALFDKSCSDQAAVVGQAQHQPLFENPKQGKLRTKVENGEGTIPVESSDIVPTWDGIQHGERLRTMSCSDKILRWNILGLQGALLSHFIEPVYLSSVTLGYLYSQGHLTRAICCRLARDGNALQEKLQAPYHVNHPEVGRVSVYDSARQTGKTKESSVNWCLADESEVEVLDGTKGKVDGPKLEVSRVSKRKMFALFQQLCAKNNCKDLQNLSVYSDAKEAATAYQEAKQCFFSALEEMGYGSWIRKPQEEDNFSF; translated from the exons ATGAACAGAGGCGCTGGTCGAGGCAGAGGCTCGTATCGTACCAGCTCAAGACTTAACTGCCCCAGCACTAATCAAGGCTTTTTTAATCACCCTCATACCTCAGGAGAAACTAATCGGGAAACCTTTTCACACCAGCCATTCCTAACGGGGTGGGACTCTGAAGTCTGTTTGCTTCAGAGGCAGGGACAGCACAAGGATACACGCATCAGAAGCCTGCAGGCTGTGGCACCGACTCCTGCAGAGAGATGGcaacccagctgcagcagaccAGGGTGGCGTAGGTTCTCCAGCGAGCGTCCCTGGGTGAAGACTTCGCCACATTATTGCCCTCCTCAGTATCGTGAGGACTCAGAGAGAGATTCTGACACCATCGGGTTGAATTTCCAGAGACTGTCTCTTGCAGGAAAAGACCGTGAACAAGAAATTCTGTCTATTTTCAGGCAGCTTGGGGAGGGGAAGACTTGTACAGTTCATGATCTCGTACGTAAACTTAAAACTCAAAAGAAAGAGGTCAACCGCATTTTGTATAAACTCCTCAGAGAGGGCAAGTTGCACAAAGGCGGAGACACGCTGCCGCTGTGGAGGATCGCCAGCCCAAGCACAAGGAGCGAAACAAACCCCGCTGACCACAGCGGTGATCACGCAGATCCACCTTGcgagagcagaggagaagagaggagcGCGCCCGGCTCGGGAGGCGCCGATCCTGTGATGGCTGAAACCAAGGAGAAAATCTGCAACTACTTGTTCAGCGTGGCGGAAACAACAGCGCTCAACCTTGCCAAAAACATTGGGTTTTCAAGGGCCAAGGACGTTAATGCCTTTCTTAGCGCTCTGGAGAAGCTGGGAGATGTCCACAAGGAGAACACAAGCCCCCCACGGTGGTCCCTGACAGATAGGAAACGCGAGCGGATGCAGATGAGGCTGAAGGCCAGCGTGGTAACGCAGACGGTGGATCTTGCGCCTGAGCCGGGTTTTCCGCCTTCCACTGTTCCACCGTGTCCCCAGGAGGTGACCATAGCTACACCAGCAGTGACAGCGTTGGAAGAAGAAAGTATAGAAAAcggagagcagccctgggggcagACTGATCAGAGCAATGCCAGTGACACGGATGCAGCCCCATCTGTGGAAACTAAGCCCGAATTCTCCAGTCTGAATAATTACGATAACTCTGAAAACGGCAAGTGGGCCACGGATGATATCCCAGATAATCTGAACGCTATCAACAAGCAGCCTGATGAGTCAGAATCCATCATGAGTTCCCAGTCTTCCCCCAGTTACGCCACCCAGTTTGAAACTGCTTTCCCATGTACACCTGTAGAGAAACTGATAGCTTGTCAGGAGAAGAACCCAGTGAGTGGCCTTACCGAATATTCCCAGTACACGTGCCAGCACTGTGAGTttgccatgctggagcagagtgGACCCTCTCATGACCCACG atTTAAGTTCCAGGCAGTGATTAATGGGCGCCGATTCCCACCAGCGGAAGCAGGGAGCAAAAAACTCGCGAAACAAGAGGCTGCAGCTAATGCCATGAAGGTCCTGATGAGCGAAGCAGACAACGGAAGACACGGTGGAATTAAATGTGAAGAGCCGTTTCCCTCCGACAGCTCTGAACCAGAATTG CCTTTGCATCCAGAGCCGGAGCCGTCGTCTGCATCGGCTCCTCTCagcctgcttcctgggaagcacCCCATCAGCGTATTAATGGAGTACGGGCAAAAATCAGGGAACACAGTCGAattccagctgctctctcaggAAGGCCCACCTCACGATCCGAG GTTCAGCTACTGTGTGAAAATGGGTGACCAAATTTTCCCTGCTGTGGTAGGAAACAGCAAGAAGGGAGCAAAGCAAATGGCAGCCGAAGTTGCTGTGAAGATTCTTTCTGGAGAGTCTGTACCCCATGCCTTGCCTGAACAG CCTGTCCTGAAGCCCCACGGTGACCAGTCCATGCCCAACTGTGGACCGTGGATCGCCACTCCAGATGAACCTAAGGTGGCGAAAGCGAAGGGTGTTGGGGAGCTCATCAAATACCTTAATGTCAATCCTGTCAGTGGCCTGCTGGAATATGCCCGCTCTAATGGGTTTGCTGCAGAGTTCAAACTCATTGACCAGTCAGGACCTCCCCATGATCCCAA GTTTGTCTATCAGGCGAAGGTCGGAGGCCGTTGGTTCCCAGCTGTAACGGCGCACAACAAAAAGCAGGGCAAGCAGGAGGCAGCTGACGCAGCGCTCAGGGTCCTGATTGGGGAAACAGAGAAGATTGAGCGCATGGAAGGGATGAACATCACCGAG CTCCCGGTGAGCGGCAGCACCCTACACGATCAGATTGCCATGCTGAGCCACCAGCGCTTCAACACCCTCACCGCTCGCATCCAGCACAGTCTGCTGGGGAGGAAGATCCTGGCTGCCATCATCATGCGGAAAGGAAATAAGGGCCTGGGAGTAGTGGTCAGCATCGGAACGG GCAATCGTTGCGTGAAGGGAGAAGAGCTGAGCTTGAAGGGGGAGACGGTGAATGACTGTCATGCAGAAATCATTTCTCGAAGAGGCTTTGTGAG GTTTCTCTATAGCGAGCTGATGAAGTATGACTCGTCTAAtccttcctctgcagaagaGAGCATTTTTGAGCCAGCGGGAGGGAAGAGACTCAAAATAAAGAGCAGCATCACCTTTCACCTCTATGTCAG CACAGCACCTTGCGGAGACGGGGCGCTCTTTGATAAATCCTGCAGCGATCAGGCGGCCGTGGTGGGGCAAGCCCAGCATCAGCCCCTCTTTGAGAACCCCAAACAGGGCAAGCTGCGTACCAAGGTGGAGAACG gggAAGGTACCATTCCTGTGGAGTCCAGTGACATTGTGCCCACGTGGGACGGGATCCAGCATGGGGAGCGGTTACGAACCATGTCCTGCAGCGACAAAATCTTACGCTGGAATATCCTTGGCTTGCAAGGGGCACTGCTGTCCCACTTCATAGAACCCGTTTATCTCAGCTCTGTTACGCTCG GTTACTTGTACAGTCAGGGACATTTAACACGTGCCATCTGCTGCCGCCTGGCAAGAGATGGGAACGCGCTGCAGGAAAAGCTCCAGGCTCCGTATCACGTTAACCATCCCGAG GTTGGGCGAGTCAGCGTGTACGACTCTGCGAGGCAGACGGGCAAGACAAAAGAGTCTTCGGTGAACTGGTGTCTTGCTGATGAAAGCGAAGTTGAGGTCTTGGATGGCACAAAAGGGAAAGTAGATGG